Proteins encoded together in one Bradyrhizobium sp. CB82 window:
- the lptG gene encoding LPS export ABC transporter permease LptG, with product MSMLTNTLGRYFAGRFVVAALGVFAGIFLLLVLVDYIEMVRKTSGLASASAIMVAETSLFRVPQLLEKLTPFCMLIGAMTCYLALSRRLELVVARAAGISAWQFISPALGSALVIGVIATIAYNPMSANLRELSKRMEAELFGSAPGGGIQDASGFWLNQVTSEGQVIINAARSEQQGIRLTGLTLFRFDTEYHFKERIEAREATLEDGRWVFRTVRRFSLDAPPVDQDRLEIPTTLTEAQVRNSFSTPETVSFWQLPSYIRSSESSGFATAGYRLQYHKLLAQPFLLAAMVMLAASVSLRFFRMGGVQKMVLSGVGAGFLLYVLSKVTEDLSKAELMHPIAAAWLPVVVGGLTGFLALLYQEDG from the coding sequence ATGAGCATGCTCACCAACACGCTCGGACGCTATTTCGCGGGCCGCTTCGTCGTCGCGGCGCTCGGCGTGTTCGCGGGCATTTTCCTGCTGCTGGTGCTGGTCGACTATATCGAGATGGTTCGCAAGACCTCCGGCCTGGCCTCCGCCTCCGCGATCATGGTGGCCGAGACCTCGCTATTCCGGGTGCCGCAGCTCTTGGAGAAGCTGACGCCGTTCTGCATGCTGATCGGCGCCATGACCTGCTACCTGGCCCTCTCCCGCCGGCTCGAGCTCGTGGTCGCGCGCGCCGCCGGCATCTCGGCGTGGCAGTTCATCTCGCCCGCGCTCGGCAGCGCGCTCGTGATCGGGGTGATCGCGACGATTGCCTACAATCCGATGTCGGCGAATCTGCGCGAGCTCTCCAAGCGCATGGAGGCCGAGCTGTTCGGCTCGGCGCCGGGCGGCGGCATCCAGGACGCCTCCGGCTTCTGGCTCAACCAGGTCACCAGCGAAGGCCAGGTCATCATCAACGCCGCGCGCAGCGAGCAGCAGGGCATCAGGCTGACAGGCCTGACTCTGTTCCGGTTTGATACAGAATATCACTTCAAGGAGCGCATCGAGGCGCGCGAGGCGACGCTGGAGGATGGCCGCTGGGTGTTCAGGACCGTGCGGCGTTTCTCTTTGGATGCGCCGCCCGTCGACCAGGACCGCCTGGAGATTCCCACGACGCTGACCGAAGCGCAGGTCCGCAACAGCTTTTCCACACCTGAGACTGTGTCCTTTTGGCAACTACCGAGCTACATCCGTTCGTCCGAAAGCTCGGGCTTCGCGACAGCCGGATATCGACTCCAGTACCATAAGCTTCTGGCGCAGCCGTTTCTGCTTGCAGCGATGGTGATGCTGGCAGCTTCCGTATCGTTGCGCTTCTTCCGGATGGGCGGCGTGCAGAAGATGGTTTTGAGTGGCGTAGGCGCAGGCTTTCTGCTCTACGTGCTGTCCAAAGTTACTGAGGATTTGAGCAAGGCTGAGTTGATGCATCCGATCGCTGCGGCGTGGCTGCCCGTTGTCGTGGGTGGCCTCACCGGCTTTTTGGCCTTGCTCTATCAGGAGGACGGATAG
- the lptF gene encoding LPS export ABC transporter permease LptF, producing MGSIDRYIFRTTLASFALVLVSLTGVIWITQALRGIDLMTSQGQTILTFLGITSLVIPALVLIISPIALMIAISHTLNKLATDSEIIVMNAAGLSPFRLFYPFFYATCVVALLVAFIAAYLAPDGMRRIKQWDAEITADVLTNILQPGRFAQLDQNLTIRIRERQPGGIMAGIFIDDRRDPKERNSIVAERGTVVKSGGETILVLEDGNLQRFEVGKRDPALVTFARHGFDMSKFSNQGRDVTLGIRERYLWELFAPSEDDPVYKQIPGQFRAALHDSLLAPIYPFAFAALTFAFLGAPRTTRQSRNFSIGSSIVAVFGLRMIGFACSVMAVKSPGPVLVQYAMVMGAIGVGLWMILGGIVVEPPPRLMEAINRSNARLARLFRRPVAA from the coding sequence ATGGGGTCGATCGACAGGTATATTTTCCGCACGACGCTGGCGTCGTTTGCGCTGGTCCTGGTCAGCCTCACCGGTGTGATCTGGATTACGCAGGCGTTGCGCGGCATCGACCTGATGACGAGTCAGGGGCAGACCATCCTGACCTTCCTCGGCATCACCAGCCTGGTGATTCCGGCGCTCGTGCTGATCATCTCGCCGATCGCGCTGATGATCGCGATCTCGCATACGCTGAACAAACTCGCCACCGATTCCGAGATCATCGTGATGAATGCCGCCGGCTTGTCGCCGTTCCGGCTGTTCTATCCGTTTTTCTACGCCACCTGCGTGGTCGCGCTGCTGGTCGCCTTCATCGCCGCCTATCTCGCTCCCGACGGCATGCGGCGGATCAAGCAATGGGACGCCGAGATCACCGCCGACGTCCTCACCAACATCCTGCAGCCCGGCCGCTTCGCCCAGCTCGACCAGAATCTCACGATCCGGATTCGCGAGCGCCAGCCCGGCGGCATCATGGCCGGCATCTTCATCGACGATCGCCGCGATCCGAAGGAGCGCAACTCGATCGTCGCCGAGCGCGGCACGGTGGTGAAGAGCGGCGGCGAGACCATCTTGGTGCTGGAGGACGGCAACCTGCAGCGCTTCGAGGTCGGCAAGCGTGATCCCGCCCTCGTGACCTTCGCCCGCCACGGCTTCGACATGTCGAAGTTCTCCAACCAGGGCCGCGACGTCACGCTCGGCATTCGCGAACGCTATCTGTGGGAGCTGTTCGCGCCGTCCGAGGACGACCCCGTCTACAAGCAGATTCCCGGGCAGTTCCGCGCGGCCTTGCATGACAGCCTGTTGGCGCCGATCTATCCCTTCGCCTTTGCCGCACTGACATTCGCCTTCCTCGGCGCACCTCGCACCACCCGCCAGAGCCGCAACTTCTCGATCGGTTCGTCAATCGTCGCGGTGTTCGGCCTGCGCATGATCGGCTTCGCCTGCTCGGTGATGGCGGTGAAGTCGCCCGGCCCGGTGCTGGTCCAGTACGCGATGGTCATGGGTGCCATCGGCGTTGGGCTGTGGATGATCCTCGGCGGCATCGTGGTCGAGCCGCCCCCTCGCCTCATGGAAGCCATCAACAGATCGAACGCACGCCTTGCGCGGCTGTTCCGACGTCCGGTCGCCGCATGA
- a CDS encoding leucyl aminopeptidase yields the protein MSDAVKVGFVPFSAVPRGTLVAFCDDDLRFGPATAKALGAAVDLVKRAATTSQFKGKTGAALDILAPEGLTASRLIVIGAGKTSALKLNDFLKFGGVAAGKLKAGASAMTIIAEVPDGAMTAEQTVAIGSGLRLRAYKFDRYKTKKKDGEEGGALRADVAFAVADVAAAKKAFAPAGHVVDGVIIARDLVNEPPNVLFPEEFARRASQLRKLGVKVEVLDVKAMHKLGMGALLGVGQGSARPSRTVLMRWDGARKGEAPVAFVGKGVCFDTGGISIKPAGSMEDMKGDMGGAACVVGLMHALAARKAKVNAVGAIGLVENMPDGNAQRPGDIVTSMSGQTIEIINTDAEGRLVLADVLWYVAKKVKPKFMVDLATLTGAIMVALGTEHAGMFSNNDELAERLLTAGIESGEKVWRMPLGPEYDKLIDSQFADMKNTGGRHGGSITAAQFLQRFVDGVPWAHLDIAGTAMGAPKTDINQSWGSGYGVRLLDRLVADHYERK from the coding sequence ATGTCCGACGCCGTCAAGGTCGGTTTCGTTCCGTTTTCCGCAGTCCCGCGCGGCACGCTGGTGGCGTTCTGCGACGACGACTTGCGATTCGGCCCTGCGACCGCCAAGGCGCTGGGGGCAGCGGTGGATCTGGTGAAGCGGGCCGCCACGACGAGCCAGTTCAAGGGCAAGACCGGCGCGGCGCTCGACATCCTGGCTCCCGAGGGCCTGACCGCGAGCCGTCTGATTGTGATCGGCGCTGGCAAGACTTCGGCGCTGAAGCTGAACGACTTTCTGAAGTTCGGTGGCGTGGCGGCCGGCAAGCTGAAGGCCGGCGCAAGCGCCATGACCATCATTGCCGAGGTGCCTGACGGGGCCATGACTGCGGAACAGACGGTGGCGATCGGCTCGGGCCTGCGGCTGCGCGCCTATAAATTCGATCGCTACAAGACAAAAAAGAAGGACGGCGAGGAGGGCGGTGCCCTGCGCGCCGACGTCGCGTTCGCTGTCGCCGACGTGGCTGCTGCGAAAAAGGCCTTCGCGCCGGCGGGTCACGTCGTCGACGGCGTGATCATTGCGCGCGATCTCGTCAACGAGCCGCCGAACGTGCTCTTTCCGGAGGAGTTCGCGCGGCGCGCGAGCCAGCTGCGCAAGCTCGGCGTCAAGGTCGAGGTGCTCGACGTCAAGGCGATGCACAAGCTCGGCATGGGCGCGCTGCTCGGCGTCGGTCAGGGCTCGGCGCGGCCGAGCCGCACCGTGCTCATGCGTTGGGACGGGGCCAGGAAAGGCGAGGCGCCGGTCGCCTTCGTCGGCAAGGGCGTCTGTTTCGACACCGGCGGCATCTCGATCAAGCCGGCCGGCAGCATGGAGGACATGAAGGGCGACATGGGGGGCGCGGCCTGCGTCGTCGGCCTGATGCACGCGCTCGCGGCGCGCAAGGCAAAGGTCAACGCGGTCGGCGCCATCGGCCTCGTCGAGAACATGCCCGACGGCAACGCGCAGCGTCCGGGCGACATCGTCACTTCGATGTCGGGTCAGACCATCGAGATCATCAACACCGACGCCGAAGGGCGCCTCGTGCTCGCCGACGTGCTCTGGTACGTCGCCAAGAAGGTGAAGCCGAAATTCATGGTGGATCTCGCAACGCTCACCGGCGCGATCATGGTCGCGCTCGGCACCGAGCATGCTGGCATGTTCTCCAACAATGACGAGCTAGCCGAACGTCTCCTGACGGCTGGCATCGAGAGCGGCGAGAAAGTCTGGCGTATGCCGCTCGGGCCCGAATACGACAAGCTGATCGATTCCCAGTTCGCCGACATGAAGAACACCGGCGGCCGTCACGGCGGCTCGATCACGGCAGCGCAGTTCCTGCAGCGCTTCGTCGACGGTGTGCCCTGGGCGCATCTCGACATCGCCGGCACCGCCATGGGTGCGCCGAAGACCGACATCAACCAGAGCTGGGGCTCAGGCTATGGCGTGCGCCTGCTCGACCGTCTGGTCGCCGATCATTACGAGCGCAAATGA